The following proteins are encoded in a genomic region of Thermothielavioides terrestris NRRL 8126 chromosome 5, complete sequence:
- a CDS encoding carbohydrate-binding module family 50 protein (CAZy_ID 270198) yields the protein VTCSYAVQASNGDTCDSVASSWSISVSEFESLNPGVSCPTLVVGHSYCVFGTITTSTTTKQSPTPPPASPTTSPSKTTTSTSTTSAFPYQPTQSGLAANCNQFYFVQAGDTCDAIDQKYQISFSQFYAWNPAREPNTTPDCHALLASTWVCVGVPGASHTTGPQPQMPGVVASCKTYYFVQPGDSCWSIELAKGISDAQLHKWNTGINADCTNLWANAYICVGA from the exons GTCACATGCAGTTACGCTGTGCAGGCGAGCAACGGAGACACCTGCGACTCGGTGGCTAGCTCATGGAGCATCTCCGTTTCGGAATTCGAGTCCCTCAACCCCGGGGTGAGCTGCCCCACGCTGGTCGTCGGCCACTCATACTGCGTCTTCGGCACAATCACGACCAGTACCACGACCAAGCAGAGCCCGACACCACCTCCCGCTTCACCAACAACGAGCCCCTCAAAGACAACCACGAGCACCTCTACTACGTCGGCTTTTCCCTACCAGCCTACCCAATCGGGCCTGGCAGCGAACT GCAACCAGTTCTACTTTGTCCAGGCAGGCGATACCTGCGACGCCATTGACCAGAAGTACCAGATCAGCTTCTCTCAATT CTACGCTTGGAATCCCGCC CGCGAACCTAACACAACCCCAGATTGCCACGCCCTGTTGGCCTCGACCTGGGTGTGCGTCGGCGTCCCTGGCGCAAGCCACACAACggggccgcagccgcagatGCCGGGCGTCGTGGCCAGCTGCAAGACCTACTACTTCGTCCAGCCGGGCGACAGCTGCTGGTCTATCGAACTGGCTAAGGGCATCTCAGACGCCCAGCTGCACAAGTGGAACACGGGCATCAACGCGGACTGCACGAACTTGTGGGCGAATGCGTACATCTGCGTGGGGGCGTAG
- a CDS encoding glycoside hydrolase family 18 protein (CAZy_ID 269734), which yields MTALGEPLVRFVVLVAALVNAVAGQGGNPKDPCPAHCYTAGAAPTNWSVYHNLDQLHRCPQRFFFDFSVDDNVDEPNTLHRLRACGLWGADWNRLPASPTPPLPATEVNATFQLGWLDAGSTTVLSGDATSLLSHLGAYLSKGFGTDSGSTVLFGLTGNATFGFYLGSALQREGTGNTFVLNTILSAFRSRGLGGGLVAQLCGPGRAADHVLGLAVAVNGSFQAVQAAVRKWRQAECVEPAVPFSERLNVTGPLYVTAPPLYPVSNDTDFTAPNSTLGNSTALHASLLPRSECRTIQVVSGDSCGSLAAKCGISGATFMSYNTQPNLCATLQPYQHVCCTSGTLPNFQPQPNADGSCATYTTVADDSCWKIAASRSLKPDDLESFNKNTWGWNGCSNLWVGVNICVSKGDPPMPAVIPNAMCGPQVPGTAKPPPGTDLSTLNPCPLNACCDVWGFCGTTAEFCTNTSTGAPGTAAPGTNGCISNCGTSIIRSGDVNWQRIGYFEGYNLGRPCVHLDVSQIDTSQYTHIHYAFATLTKDYQVVIGDIAAQYEFRKFAALTGVKRILSFGGWTFSTDPSTASIFRTGATAANRLAMATSIADFIKSNNLDGVDIDWEYPAAPDMAGASPSDGPNYLAFLVLLKNMLPGKTVSIAAPASFWYLKGFPIKQISAVVDYIVYMTYDLHGQWDFGSKWNDPGCPGGSCLRSDVNLTETINALAMITKAGVPSSKVMVGVTSYGRSYGMTTPGCWGEMCTFGGGPHNESMAEPGPCTGVAGYLSDAEIKDIAASSSRVVTSFFDSKSQTDVLVYDNNQWVGYMSPTTKSNRAALYKSLGLGGVSDWAIDLEDNPGPPANTEPSWNSFISRVYAGGDPDLGRRCGNWTSIPCDAEIAENDIGHTAASRWAALDCDDAWADALDHYRKVDRPMGTSLMNSLQHSFKITEAADCGYMDESNGCSNMAQCPTGHAGDTGPAGWVIWNSLINLNRMYLQYYDSLFQAGVIIDATLGSFHDTFDPVPEDKDGETWLQVLLDIVGMGAILVAAPFFNNFLARLPYFNAADRVDTPKDITYGALATGISIAKDLLAGQSSVDSWTSQNQNNVSALLGQVLEGWGNATEQAALSWFSGTDESLAKLSKLIGGGHLMPVGLSDGNPPEKITQTELQGIILRSFYAFAIPKAWILSKHSPVIIDSGASCGADLGPFAGTSFSDGRPFFVPGVINQVWACYPPKTGKLYFLGTPSGNALDCDNGCDPLSTFGDPCDPKCRRNPFDSLPGMDALASGDNVFGGVTLQDVITGALRTFEANGRKNGGLKIDPGSSAFLDSAMARDITTPGFINIPVCSYDEAWSNWESATDWRAPVKVDPNYATYPCNKV from the exons ATGACGGCCCTCGGCGAGCCGCTGGTACGCTTTGTCGTTCTCGTCGCGGCGCTGGTGAACGCGGTCGCCGGCCAAGGGGGCAATCCTAAGGATCCTTGCCCAGCCCACTGCTACACCGCGGGAGCAGCACCAACCAATTGGTCCGTCTACCACAACCTGGATCAGCTCCATCGGTGCCCGCAGCGTTTCTTCTTCGACTTCTCCGTCGACGACAACGTTGACGAGCCCAATACCTTGCATCGTCTTCGGGCTTGTGGCCTCTGGGGTGCGGACTGGAACCGCCTTCCGGCatcgcccacgccgccgctgccggccacGGAGGTCAATGCCACTTTCCAGCTGGGATGGTTGGACGCCGGAAGTACCACGGTCCTGAGCGGAGACGCCACTTCACTCTTGTCTCATCTAGGCGCCTATCTTTCCAAGGGCTTCGGCACTGACAGCGGTTCAACCGTCCTGTTTGGTCTCACCGGCAACGCGACCTTCGGGTTTTACCTTGGCTCGGCATTGCAGCGTGAAGGCACAGGAAACACCTTCGTCCTCAACACGATTCTATCAGCCTTCCGCTCCAGAGGCCTTGGTGGTGGACTGGTGGCGCAACTCTGCGGCCCGGGGCGGGCTGCAGACCACGTCCTTGgactcgccgtcgccgtgaaCGGCAGCTTCCAGGCTGTCCAAGCGGCCGTGAGAAAGTGGAGACAGGCCGAGTGTGTCGAACCGGCCGTGCCCTTCTCCGAGAGGCTCAACGTCACCGGGCCGCTTTATGTCACCGCGCCTCCGCTGTATCCTGTCTCCAATGATACGGATTTCACTGCCCCGAACAGCACCCTAGGCAACTCGACCGCACTTCATGcctctcttcttccccgTAGCGAGTGCCGCACAATTCAGGTGGTGTCTGGCGACAGTTGCGGCTCTCTCGCTGCAAAATG TGGTATTTCCGGCGCAACGTTCATGTCATACAACACGCAGCCCAATCTCTGTGCCACCTTGCAGCCATATCAGCACGTCTGCTGCACCTCGGGAACCCTTCCCAACTTCCAACCCCAGCCAAACGCGGATGGCTCGTGCGCGACTTACACGACGGTCGCCGATGACTCCTGCTGGAAGATTGCCGCGTCTCGCAGTCTAAAGCCTGATGACCTCGAGAGCTTCAACAAAAACACGTGGGGGTGGAACGGCTGCAGCAACCTGTGGGTTGGCGTGAACATATGCGTGAGCAAAGGAGACCCTCCGATGCCTGCCGTGATCCCCAACGCTATGTGCGGTCCGCAGGTCCCCGGGACAGCCAAGCCCCCTCCGGGAACTGACCTCTCCACGCTGAACCCCTGCCCACTCAACGCGTGCTGTGATGTTTGGGGGTTTTGTGGCACGACAGCCGAGTTCTGTACCAACACTAGTACGGGGGCTCCAGGCACGGCGGCTCCGGGCACCAACGGCTGCATCTCGAACTGCGGCACCAGCATCATCCGGAGCGGGGACGTCAACTGGCAAAGGATTGGGTACTTCGAGGGGTACAACCTGGGCCGGCCATGCGTCCACCTCGATGTCTCGCAAATTGACACGTCCCAATATACACACATCCATTACGCTTTTGCGACGCTTACCAAGGACTATCAGGTGGTCATCGGCGACATTGCGGCGCAGTACGAGTTCAGGAAGTTTGCTGCGCTCACTGGGGTTAAAAGGATTCTTTCCTTCGGCGGCTGGACATTTTCGACCGAtcccagcaccgccagcatCTTCCGCAccggcgcgacggcggccaacCGGCTGGCCATGGCCACCAGCATTGCCGACTTCATCAAGAGCAACAACCTCGACGGGGTCGACATCGACTGGGAATACCCCGCCGCACCGGACATGGCCGGTGCCAGCCCAAGCGACGGACCCAACTACCTCGCCTTCCTGGTGCTGCTCAAGAACATGCTCCCGGGGAAGACCGTTTCTATCGCTGCCCCGGCTTCGTTCTGGTATCTGAAAGGCTTCCCCATCAAACAGATTTCCGCCGTGGTCGACTACATTGTCTACATGACGTACGACCTCCACGGTCAGTGGGACTTTGGCAGCAAGTGGAACGATCCCGGCTgccccggcggcagctgTCTTCGTAGCGACGTGAACCTTACCGAGACCATCAACGCGCTGGCCATGATCACCAAGGCCGGCGTGCCCTCCAGCAAGGTCATGGTGGGCGTCACGAGTTACGGCAGATCCTACGGCATGACCACTCCTGGATGCTGGGGCGAGATGTGCACTtttggcggcggcccgcaCAACGAGTCCATGGCCGAGCCCGGCCCCTGCACCGGCGTGGCAGGATACCTCTCCGATGCCGAGATCAAGGACATtgcggcgtcgtcgagtcGCGTGGTCACTTCCTTCTTCGACTCCAAGAGCCAGACGGACGTGCTGGTGTACGACAACAATCAATGGGTCGGCTACATGTCCCCAACCACCAAGAGCAACCGGGCTGCCCTGTACAAAAGCCTGGGTTTGGGCGGCGTCTCCGATTGGGCCATCGACCTGGAAGACAAcccggggccgccggcgaacACAGAACCGTCCTGGAACAGCTTCATCTCGAGGGTGTACGCAGGCGGCGACCCCGACCTCGGACGGCGCTGTGGCAACTGGACGTCCATACCCTGCGACGCCGAGATAGCTGAAAACGACATCGGCCACACGGCAGCCTCCCGGTGGGCCGCACTGGACTGTGACGACGCCTGGGCCGACGCGCTGGATCACTACCGCAAGGTTGACCGACCCATGGGAACATCACTGATGAATTCGCTTCAGCACTCGTTCAAGATTACCGAGGCGGCAGATTGCGGGTACATGGATGAGTCGAACGGCTGTTCCAATATGGCCCAGTGTCCGACGGGTCATGCCGGGGACACGGGCCCCGCAGGCTGGGTCATCTGGAACTCACTGATCAACCTGAACCGAATGTACTTGCAGTACTACGATTCCTTGTTTCAAGCGGGCGTCATCATCGACGCCACCCTGGGAAGCTTCCACGACACCTTTGACCCCGTTCCTGAAGACAAAGACGGCGAAACCTGGCTGCAAGTCCTCCTCGACATAGTTGGCATGGGCGCCATTCTCGTAGCCGCGCCTTTCTTCAACAACTTCTTAGCAAGGCTTCCCTACTTCAACGCCGCCGATCGCGTGGACACCCCAAAGGACATCACGTACGGCGCGCTCGCCACTGGCATCTCCATCGCCAAGGACCTCCTCGCAGGCCAGAGCTCGGTAGACAGTTGGACGAGCCAAAACCAGAATAACGTGTCGGCCCTGCTGGGTCAGGTTCTTGAAGGATGGGGAAACGCCACCGAGCAGGCAGCTTTAAGCTGGTTCAGCGGCACTGATGAATCTCTCGCCAAGCTGTCCAAGCtgatcggcggcggccacctgATGCCCGTCGGCTTGAGCGACGGCAACCCGCCTGAGAAAATAACACAGACGGAGCTTCAGGGCATCATCTTGCGATCCTTCTACGCCTTCGCCATCCCCAAGGCCTGGATCCTGTCCAAACACTCGCCCGTGATCATCGACTCTGGCGCCTCATGCGGGGCGGACCTGGGTCCATTCGCTGGTACCTCGTTCTCTGATGGCAGGCCTTTCTTTGTGCCTGGCGTCATCAACCAGGTATGGGCATGCTACCCGCCCAAGACAGGAAAGCTGTACTTCCTCGGGACTCCAAGTGGCAATGCTTTGGATTGCGACAATGGTTGTGACCCGCTCAGCACCTTTGGCGACCCGTGTGATCCAAAGTGCCGGCGGAATCCGTTCGATTCACTCCCTGGAATGGACGCTCTGGCGAGCGGGGACAACGTCTTTGGCGGTGTCACACTCCAGGATGTTATTACTGG AGCGTTACGCACGTTTGAAGCAAACGGTCGCAAGAACGGCGGCCTCAAGATCGACCCCGGCTCGTCAGCATTCCTGGACAGTGCGATGGCCCGGGACATCACCACTCCGGGATTTATCAACATCCCGGTGTGCAGCTACGACGAGGCATGGAGTAACTGGGAAAGCGCCACTGATTGGCGGGCGCCGGTCAAGGTTGATCCCAACTACGCGACGTACCCGTGCAACAAGGTCTGA